A stretch of Campylobacter gracilis DNA encodes these proteins:
- the frr gene encoding ribosome recycling factor: protein MLEAIYKEQRANGDRAIEALKKDFTTLRTGKVSVAILDHILVDYYGSQTPLNQVATVLSTDAVTISITPWEKPMLKAIESAIAAANIGVNPTNDGESVKLFFPPMTVEQRQENAKKAKAMGEKAKIGIRNVRKDANDEIKKLEKDKAISEDDAKKGYDEVQKITDSYSAKIDDAVKAKEAELLKV, encoded by the coding sequence ATGCTAGAAGCTATCTACAAAGAGCAAAGAGCAAACGGCGATCGAGCTATCGAGGCTTTGAAAAAGGACTTTACGACGCTACGCACCGGCAAGGTGAGCGTGGCGATCCTAGATCATATTTTAGTAGATTATTACGGCTCGCAAACTCCGCTAAATCAAGTCGCAACCGTCCTTTCGACCGATGCGGTCACGATCTCGATCACGCCGTGGGAAAAGCCGATGCTAAAGGCGATCGAAAGCGCGATTGCAGCGGCGAATATCGGCGTAAACCCTACTAACGACGGCGAGAGCGTAAAACTATTTTTCCCGCCGATGACAGTCGAGCAACGCCAAGAAAACGCAAAAAAGGCCAAAGCGATGGGCGAAAAAGCAAAAATCGGCATTCGCAACGTCCGCAAAGACGCCAACGACGAGATTAAAAAGCTCGAAAAAGACAAAGCTATCTCCGAAGACGACGCTAAAAAGGGCTACGACGAGGTGCAAAAGATCACCGACTCTTACTCCGCCAAGATCGACGACGCAGTCAAGGCTAAAGAAGCCGAGCTTTTGAAGGTCTGA
- a CDS encoding fumarate hydratase → MKTIQADEITKVVSELCKKACYQVTPDMRAAFEKARENEISPIGKDILGKLLQNADLAAKEVAPICQDTGMTVVFVELGQDVHIEGGYLEDAINAGVADGYIGGYLRKSVVAEPLFERKNTTNNTPAVINTRIVPGDKLKIKVAPKGFGSENKSVLKMLVPADGIEGVKKVFLEAVKYAGPNACPPMVVGVGIGGTMDKAALLAKQAAVRSIDSRNPDERYAKLEDELLEMARATGVGPQGLGGINTAVKVNVEWYPTHIAGLPVAVNINCHAARHADAEL, encoded by the coding sequence ATGAAAACGATCCAAGCGGATGAAATTACCAAAGTAGTCAGCGAGCTTTGCAAAAAAGCCTGTTATCAAGTCACGCCCGATATGCGCGCGGCGTTTGAAAAAGCACGCGAAAATGAAATTTCGCCTATCGGCAAAGATATCTTAGGCAAGCTCTTGCAAAATGCCGATTTAGCGGCGAAAGAGGTCGCACCGATCTGCCAAGATACCGGTATGACGGTGGTTTTTGTCGAACTCGGTCAGGACGTACATATCGAGGGCGGATATTTAGAGGATGCTATCAACGCAGGCGTTGCGGACGGCTACATAGGCGGTTATCTGCGCAAATCCGTGGTCGCAGAGCCACTTTTTGAGCGCAAAAACACCACAAACAATACCCCCGCGGTCATCAATACCCGCATCGTCCCAGGCGACAAGCTTAAGATCAAAGTGGCCCCGAAGGGCTTTGGCAGCGAAAACAAATCGGTACTAAAAATGCTCGTTCCTGCAGACGGCATCGAGGGGGTAAAAAAGGTATTTTTAGAGGCGGTCAAATACGCTGGTCCTAACGCTTGCCCTCCTATGGTCGTAGGCGTCGGTATCGGTGGCACGATGGATAAGGCGGCGCTTTTAGCCAAACAAGCCGCAGTTCGCTCGATCGACAGCAGAAATCCCGACGAGCGCTACGCCAAGCTAGAGGATGAACTACTGGAGATGGCTCGCGCTACGGGCGTCGGTCCGCAGGGTTTGGGCGGCATAAACACCGCCGTTAAGGTAAATGTAGAGTGGTATCCGACCCACATAGCGGGGCTTCCGGTCGCCGTTAATATCAACTGCCACGCGGCTCGCCATGCCGACGCTGAACTATAA
- the pyrE gene encoding orotate phosphoribosyltransferase, with translation MNIEKIYRDCGAYLRGHFLLSSGNHSEFYLQSAKVLEDPQLAGQLADELAAIIEKAGVEFDSVCSPALGGILAGYELARAAKKRFIFTERVDRVMSLRRGFEVRKGERFIVCEDIVTTGGSALESARLIENLGGEVVGFAALANRGFCKVANLAGSSAKAGAKLPADKPFFALGNFEFEIYEPATCPLCAAGSKAIKPGSRGN, from the coding sequence GTGAATATAGAAAAAATCTATCGCGACTGTGGCGCATATCTGCGAGGGCATTTTCTGCTTTCAAGCGGCAACCATTCGGAATTCTATCTGCAAAGCGCCAAAGTACTTGAGGATCCGCAGCTAGCAGGACAGCTAGCAGACGAGCTCGCCGCAATCATCGAAAAAGCGGGCGTGGAGTTTGATAGTGTCTGCTCGCCCGCGCTGGGAGGAATTTTAGCGGGCTACGAGCTAGCTCGCGCGGCAAAAAAGCGCTTCATATTTACCGAGCGTGTAGATCGCGTAATGAGCCTGCGACGCGGCTTTGAAGTGCGCAAGGGCGAGAGATTTATCGTCTGCGAGGACATCGTCACGACGGGCGGCTCGGCGCTTGAGAGCGCCAGGCTCATCGAAAACCTCGGCGGCGAGGTCGTGGGCTTTGCCGCGCTTGCCAATCGCGGATTTTGCAAGGTCGCAAATTTAGCGGGCAGCAGTGCAAAGGCTGGCGCCAAGCTGCCCGCGGATAAGCCGTTTTTTGCGCTAGGCAATTTCGAGTTTGAAATTTACGAGCCCGCGACCTGCCCGCTCTGCGCTGCCGGAAGCAAGGCGATCAAGCCGGGCAGTCGCGGAAACTAG
- a CDS encoding TerC family protein: MFEWIASPEAWISLATLTGLEIVLGIDNIIFIAILCGRLPEAQRGRARIMGLALAMFTRILLLLSLSWIMGLTKPLFSVLARDFSGRDLVLIGGGLFLLVKSTLEIHSSATGEAHEHSASGGKASFGGTLVQIAVLDIIFSLDSVITAVGMAQHLPVMILAVIIAVGVMMLASGAIARFVDTNPTIKILALAFLILVGVSLIADGLGFHIPKGYIYFSMAFSLLVELINIQIRKKSAAK, translated from the coding sequence ATGTTTGAATGGATCGCCTCACCCGAGGCATGGATCAGCCTGGCGACGCTCACGGGGCTTGAGATCGTGCTTGGCATCGACAATATCATCTTTATCGCGATTTTATGCGGCCGCTTGCCCGAGGCACAGCGCGGGCGCGCCCGCATAATGGGGCTTGCGCTTGCGATGTTCACGCGCATACTGCTGCTTCTTAGCCTAAGCTGGATCATGGGGCTTACCAAGCCGCTATTTAGCGTGCTTGCGCGCGATTTTAGCGGACGCGACCTCGTACTGATCGGTGGCGGACTTTTTCTGCTCGTCAAATCCACGCTCGAGATCCACTCCAGCGCCACGGGCGAGGCACACGAGCATAGCGCTAGCGGCGGCAAGGCGAGCTTTGGCGGCACGCTCGTGCAGATCGCCGTTTTGGACATCATCTTTTCGCTCGACAGCGTCATCACCGCCGTGGGCATGGCACAGCACCTACCTGTGATGATCCTCGCAGTCATCATCGCCGTGGGCGTGATGATGCTCGCTAGCGGCGCGATCGCGCGCTTCGTGGACACAAACCCGACGATCAAAATTTTAGCGCTTGCATTTTTGATTTTGGTGGGCGTCTCGCTGATCGCCGACGGGCTGGGCTTTCACATACCTAAGGGTTACATCTACTTCTCGATGGCGTTTTCGCTGCTGGTGGAGCTCATCAATATCCAGATCCGCAAAAAATCCGCCGCGAAATAG
- a CDS encoding ribonuclease HII, which yields MSGQICGIDEAGRGCLAGPLCVAGCVLQREIAGLADSKKLSEKRREELYARIIENSRYKIVEISSAQVDEAGLSSCLRSALEQILAYFMGFSGQIIYDGNATFGVRGLQTLVKADAQIAEVSAASILAKVTRDRTMNELARRYPQYGFAQNKGYGSRAHIAAIERYGLTPFHRASYKIKSLQPSLFD from the coding sequence GTGAGCGGGCAGATTTGCGGCATCGACGAGGCGGGGCGCGGCTGTCTTGCGGGACCGCTTTGCGTCGCGGGCTGCGTGCTGCAGCGCGAGATCGCGGGACTTGCCGATAGCAAAAAGCTAAGCGAGAAGCGCCGTGAGGAGCTCTACGCTCGGATCATCGAAAACTCGCGCTACAAAATCGTCGAAATTTCAAGCGCACAGGTCGATGAGGCGGGCTTGAGCTCGTGTCTAAGATCGGCGCTTGAGCAGATTCTCGCGTATTTTATGGGTTTTAGCGGACAGATCATTTACGACGGCAACGCAACCTTCGGCGTACGCGGGCTTCAGACGCTCGTAAAGGCCGACGCGCAAATCGCCGAAGTAAGCGCAGCGAGCATTCTTGCCAAAGTCACGCGCGACCGCACGATGAACGAGCTCGCACGGCGCTACCCGCAATACGGTTTCGCGCAAAACAAAGGCTATGGTTCGCGCGCACACATCGCGGCGATCGAGCGGTACGGGCTCACGCCTTTTCACCGCGCAAGCTACAAGATCAAATCGCTGCAACCCTCGCTGTTTGATTAA
- a CDS encoding DUF3137 domain-containing protein, with the protein MSASELEQIRLGLLYKAKRNTIFAAACMLGYGAFLLYKLRDGGGMADLLPFIGLFTVVLIVAVLCDQASIKATIIQAAGLFIICLFLDDLQNRPTISKYILLAIITLILAASSLFVLFRGFKQDYSVKFQCAFKEHYLMPYFKAFGYRYDIGGSIDPAKLKLSGLFFRLDKFKGGNDRVSGVYNGVKFAFCDVSLFNRFSESEILGTFFYAEFHKRISSKTLIFPACAGAPNTLGLKKIDMDDTEFNAAFAVYCEDAAGAMHILAPAFMRRLLRFAGAVAAPVSLSFADSKIYIFVNTGRDNFEPDIGESVLRRDPAAQLKRELSHFLAIVKNLKLNERIWS; encoded by the coding sequence TTGAGCGCGAGCGAGCTGGAGCAGATCAGGCTGGGGCTTTTGTATAAGGCGAAAAGAAATACGATCTTCGCGGCGGCGTGCATGCTCGGCTACGGCGCGTTTTTGTTATACAAGCTACGCGACGGAGGAGGCATGGCGGATTTGTTGCCGTTTATCGGATTATTCACGGTTGTTCTTATAGTAGCCGTTTTGTGCGATCAGGCCTCTATAAAAGCTACGATAATCCAAGCCGCGGGTCTTTTTATAATTTGCCTATTTCTAGATGATTTACAAAATCGCCCCACGATTTCCAAATATATCTTACTCGCGATTATAACTTTAATCTTGGCTGCTTCGAGCTTATTCGTATTGTTTAGAGGCTTTAAACAAGATTATTCGGTAAAATTTCAGTGCGCTTTTAAAGAGCACTATCTAATGCCTTATTTCAAGGCGTTCGGCTATCGATACGATATTGGAGGCAGTATCGATCCCGCCAAGCTTAAGCTCTCGGGGCTCTTTTTTCGACTAGATAAATTCAAAGGCGGCAACGACAGGGTCTCGGGCGTTTATAACGGCGTGAAGTTCGCATTTTGTGACGTAAGTTTATTTAATAGATTTTCGGAAAGCGAAATCCTCGGCACCTTTTTCTACGCGGAATTTCACAAACGCATAAGCTCCAAAACCCTGATCTTCCCCGCTTGCGCCGGCGCGCCGAACACCCTCGGGCTAAAAAAGATCGATATGGACGATACGGAGTTTAACGCCGCCTTCGCCGTGTATTGCGAGGACGCGGCGGGCGCGATGCATATTCTAGCGCCCGCCTTTATGCGGAGGCTCTTGCGCTTCGCAGGTGCCGTAGCCGCGCCCGTTAGCCTTAGCTTCGCAGATAGCAAAATTTACATTTTCGTAAATACGGGGCGCGATAATTTCGAGCCCGACATCGGCGAAAGCGTGCTACGCCGCGACCCTGCCGCGCAGCTCAAGCGCGAGCTTTCGCACTTTTTAGCGATCGTAAAAAACCTAAAACTAAACGAAAGAATTTGGAGCTAG
- a CDS encoding Bax inhibitor-1/YccA family protein gives MSLYDRRNYADGYELSDASLEQGRISQTIKQTYALLTASMIAAAAGAFVAMSFGVSLAIHPFLYLVLLMGLIFGMQAAVNRGANTIALVLLFAFTFITGLTLGKLIAIYIAAGAGDVVTHAFVATAITFGALTVYAMNTKTNFDSWGKPLLVSLVAIIVLSLLNYFFFKSTVLDIAISAFSALIFSMYIIYDTKNIINGTYTSPIMAAVDMYLNIYNLFLSLLRIFGASRD, from the coding sequence ATGAGTCTATACGACAGACGAAATTACGCGGACGGCTATGAACTATCGGACGCATCACTGGAACAAGGACGAATCTCTCAGACTATCAAACAAACCTACGCGCTTCTAACCGCTTCGATGATAGCTGCAGCGGCAGGGGCTTTTGTGGCGATGAGTTTCGGCGTGAGCTTGGCTATTCATCCATTTTTATATCTAGTGCTTTTAATGGGGCTGATCTTCGGTATGCAAGCAGCTGTAAATCGCGGCGCCAACACGATTGCGCTGGTTTTGCTTTTTGCATTTACCTTTATTACCGGTCTTACTCTAGGTAAATTAATCGCTATTTATATCGCAGCGGGTGCCGGAGACGTAGTAACGCATGCGTTTGTGGCTACAGCGATTACTTTCGGTGCTCTCACCGTTTATGCGATGAATACAAAGACAAATTTCGATTCTTGGGGCAAGCCGCTATTGGTATCGCTTGTGGCTATTATCGTGCTAAGCCTTTTGAACTACTTTTTTTTCAAAAGCACCGTGCTTGATATAGCAATTTCAGCTTTTTCGGCTTTAATCTTTTCGATGTATATCATCTACGATACTAAAAATATTATAAACGGCACCTACACTTCACCGATAATGGCTGCCGTAGATATGTATCTAAACATCTACAACCTCTTCCTTTCGCTGCTAAGAATTTTCGGCGCAAGCAGAGACTAA
- a CDS encoding multiheme c-type cytochrome has protein sequence MLKKVAILIACIASFAFAEMPAQHANMSASDANVSNSVNVSLTKNLKVNRQLTPLARRCVECHAEKTPGVVADWKMSRHAHVGVSCTDCHSQPADSPMAAKEPHPKDTDNHISVLVSPKTCAKCHSNEVKDFENSGHARGAMQMQANKGIVDLMYHYEGRDIPDLKHAPDITGCSQCHGSVVKMDEHNKPTKETWPIYGIGTVYPDGGVGGCKSCHSGHKFSIAEARKPAACASCHLGPDHPDIEIYNNSMHGHVFNAEGNEWKFDSAPGTWAVPDYRAPTCATCHMSGGVGDLNSTHNVSQRLKWNLWQPKSNLRTGGNETAVSEFLNTGKLNVGNPLAGNLNGPEAARAEMKQVCKECHASTHANNFFEVGDKQVLLYNVYNDEATKMLKELKEKKLLKDDPWADAFQRIYYVSWHHEGRRMRQGALMGGPDYSHWHGVFEVKNDIREMREIYERRIKTGKIEE, from the coding sequence ATGCTAAAAAAAGTCGCTATTTTAATAGCCTGTATCGCATCGTTTGCATTCGCAGAAATGCCCGCGCAGCATGCGAATATGTCCGCGTCGGACGCGAACGTAAGCAATTCCGTAAACGTTAGTCTTACGAAGAATTTAAAGGTAAATAGGCAGCTTACGCCGCTAGCTAGACGCTGCGTTGAGTGCCATGCTGAAAAAACTCCGGGCGTCGTTGCGGATTGGAAGATGAGCCGCCACGCTCACGTAGGCGTTAGCTGTACCGACTGCCACTCGCAGCCAGCAGATAGCCCTATGGCAGCTAAAGAGCCGCATCCGAAAGACACAGATAATCATATTTCGGTACTAGTTAGCCCAAAAACCTGTGCTAAATGCCATAGTAACGAGGTTAAAGATTTTGAAAACAGCGGTCACGCAAGAGGCGCTATGCAGATGCAAGCCAACAAAGGAATAGTTGATCTAATGTATCACTATGAAGGACGTGATATCCCTGATCTTAAACATGCACCTGATATTACCGGCTGCTCTCAATGCCACGGTAGCGTCGTTAAAATGGATGAGCATAACAAGCCTACCAAAGAGACCTGGCCTATATATGGCATCGGTACGGTTTATCCGGATGGTGGCGTAGGCGGATGCAAATCGTGCCACTCGGGTCATAAATTTTCGATCGCCGAAGCTCGTAAGCCTGCTGCTTGCGCATCTTGCCACTTAGGACCTGATCATCCGGATATCGAAATTTACAATAACTCAATGCACGGACACGTATTTAACGCTGAAGGCAATGAGTGGAAATTTGACAGCGCTCCTGGTACTTGGGCAGTTCCTGATTACCGCGCTCCTACATGTGCAACCTGCCATATGAGCGGCGGTGTGGGCGATCTAAACTCCACTCACAACGTATCTCAACGCTTGAAGTGGAATTTGTGGCAGCCTAAGAGCAATCTACGAACCGGCGGTAATGAGACCGCGGTAAGCGAGTTTTTAAATACCGGCAAACTAAATGTCGGCAATCCTTTGGCGGGTAACCTAAACGGTCCTGAGGCAGCGCGTGCTGAGATGAAGCAAGTCTGCAAAGAGTGCCACGCAAGCACCCACGCGAATAATTTCTTTGAGGTGGGCGATAAGCAGGTGCTTCTATATAACGTTTACAACGACGAAGCGACTAAGATGCTAAAAGAGCTTAAGGAAAAGAAACTTCTAAAAGACGATCCTTGGGCGGATGCGTTCCAGCGAATCTATTATGTTTCATGGCATCACGAGGGTCGCAGAATGCGCCAAGGCGCGCTAATGGGCGGACCTGATTATTCGCATTGGCACGGCGTATTCGAGGTCAAAAACGACATCAGAGAGATGCGCGAAATCTACGAGCGCCGCATCAAAACCGGCAAGATCGAGGAATAA
- a CDS encoding cytochrome c3 family protein, which produces MKKKTLVLLVGACVLIGMILSLGIAEMVHLTGTDKFCVSCHTMQPMANAFHNDVHGGNNPQGFKADCVACHVSHENTFMYLWTKALTSANDVYKTVFTDADKIDWQEKRKERNHFVYESGCLSCHRNLKEQNNQVNKAWLAHRDYFAGTIGKTCVQCHENVGHKNMGIEITKYWDKYNRENNKTK; this is translated from the coding sequence ATGAAAAAGAAAACTCTTGTGCTGCTCGTGGGCGCTTGTGTGCTTATAGGAATGATACTTTCTCTTGGGATTGCGGAGATGGTTCACCTTACGGGCACCGATAAATTCTGCGTATCCTGTCATACGATGCAGCCGATGGCAAACGCATTTCACAACGATGTTCACGGCGGCAATAACCCGCAAGGCTTCAAGGCCGATTGCGTCGCCTGTCATGTCTCTCATGAAAATACCTTTATGTATCTTTGGACCAAGGCTCTAACCTCCGCAAATGATGTCTACAAGACGGTCTTTACCGATGCCGATAAGATCGATTGGCAAGAAAAACGCAAGGAGCGAAATCATTTCGTTTATGAAAGCGGCTGCCTAAGCTGCCATCGAAATTTAAAAGAGCAGAATAATCAAGTAAATAAAGCCTGGCTCGCACATAGGGATTATTTCGCGGGCACTATCGGCAAAACCTGTGTGCAGTGCCACGAAAACGTCGGCCACAAAAATATGGGTATAGAGATCACCAAATATTGGGATAAATACAACCGAGAAAATAACAAAACCAAGTAA
- a CDS encoding DUF6803 family protein, which yields MAMTNYMELLMANQPWNLILFMAVPMGLAEAIVASEFFSLYRAKEGSLALKINKCLSIILGAYFTILIIYVAVKILPVIHLRGAADTLALAAYAAAALPALVLLLLELGVIAKGAEFRARLKFHFLALIVFLVLGHVAMIFGMTDPGMSGMDHSMMDHGSMSGMSHDMGSMEGMDHSHMDHGSMENMDHGSMDHSKMEHSY from the coding sequence ATGGCAATGACGAATTACATGGAACTTTTGATGGCAAATCAGCCGTGGAATTTGATTTTATTTATGGCGGTGCCGATGGGCTTAGCAGAAGCGATAGTAGCGAGCGAATTTTTTAGCTTATACCGCGCGAAGGAGGGCTCTTTGGCGCTAAAAATCAATAAATGCCTTAGCATCATTCTCGGCGCTTATTTTACGATATTAATTATTTACGTAGCGGTTAAAATTTTGCCCGTCATTCATTTACGTGGCGCTGCGGACACTTTAGCTTTGGCTGCATACGCAGCAGCGGCGCTGCCTGCGCTGGTGCTGCTACTTTTGGAGCTCGGAGTTATCGCAAAAGGAGCGGAATTTAGAGCTAGGCTTAAATTTCATTTCTTGGCGCTGATTGTATTTTTGGTGTTAGGGCACGTCGCGATGATTTTTGGAATGACCGATCCAGGTATGAGTGGCATGGATCATTCTATGATGGATCATGGCTCGATGAGCGGGATGAGCCACGATATGGGCTCAATGGAGGGGATGGATCATTCGCATATGGATCATGGCTCGATGGAGAACATGGATCACGGCAGCATGGATCACTCAAAGATGGAGCATTCGTATTAA
- a CDS encoding RDD family protein translates to MAKQKAKISPIFLRVKAFIVDLFIIAMPLLYGVTYLVLGSKEALWRNQTAIALIWLAYGAICAAFYARSAQTPGYKLAGLYLIDVRSGRKASFFRALARFGCFVLAGFSVIGLLICFFRKDRLNLHDLLSGAAPVVRKDAQ, encoded by the coding sequence ATGGCAAAACAAAAAGCTAAAATTTCACCGATTTTTCTGCGCGTAAAGGCCTTCATCGTCGATCTTTTTATCATCGCGATGCCCCTATTATACGGCGTTACCTATCTCGTCTTGGGCTCGAAAGAGGCTCTGTGGCGCAACCAGACCGCAATCGCACTTATCTGGCTCGCATACGGCGCTATTTGCGCGGCATTTTACGCCCGCAGCGCCCAGACGCCCGGCTACAAGCTCGCGGGGCTTTACCTCATCGACGTTCGCAGCGGACGCAAAGCAAGCTTCTTTAGAGCCTTAGCTCGCTTTGGATGCTTCGTGCTTGCGGGCTTTAGCGTCATCGGGCTTTTGATCTGCTTTTTTCGCAAAGATAGGCTGAACTTACACGACCTGTTAAGCGGGGCTGCGCCCGTCGTGCGAAAGGACGCGCAGTGA
- a CDS encoding Fe-S-containing hydro-lyase — MSEVKRITAPFDKSVVKSLKAGDNVLISGTIIAARDAAHKALTETLARGEKLPVNLAGETIYYLGPTPAKPGQAIGAAGPTTSGRMDKYTPTMINEVGINGMIGKGYRSDAVVEAMKKSGCVYMVAIGGAGALISQSIKKYEVLAYPELGPEAVARLTVEDFPAIVAIDSEGNNFYEVGQAPYRKI; from the coding sequence ATGTCAGAAGTTAAAAGAATTACCGCACCTTTTGATAAAAGCGTAGTAAAAAGCCTAAAGGCGGGCGATAACGTCCTAATTAGCGGCACCATCATCGCAGCTCGCGATGCCGCGCACAAGGCTCTAACCGAAACTCTCGCTCGCGGCGAGAAGCTACCCGTAAACTTAGCCGGCGAGACTATATATTACCTGGGACCAACCCCCGCCAAACCGGGTCAGGCAATCGGTGCCGCAGGACCTACGACTAGCGGACGTATGGATAAATACACTCCGACGATGATAAACGAAGTGGGCATAAACGGCATGATCGGCAAGGGCTACCGCAGCGATGCCGTCGTCGAGGCGATGAAAAAATCAGGCTGCGTCTATATGGTCGCTATCGGCGGCGCGGGCGCGCTAATCAGCCAAAGCATCAAAAAATATGAAGTATTAGCCTATCCAGAGCTTGGCCCCGAGGCGGTCGCGCGACTTACGGTCGAGGATTTCCCAGCTATCGTAGCGATCGACAGCGAGGGCAATAACTTCTACGAAGTCGGACAGGCGCCTTATAGAAAAATTTAA
- a CDS encoding carbonic anhydrase: MPSQLINGAIKFMEENFTEHAELFGSLANHQKPHTLFIGCSDSRVVPSLITSTLPGELFVVRNIANVVPPYRISEEFLATTSAIEYALYSLKIKNIIVCGHSNCGGCAALFYDAKKLEKIPNVRRWLNLMQPVKDEVEKLKDLGTDKREWITERLNIINSMQNLLSFPGIKDAYKNGEIKIYGWHYVIETGELFNYDDEGAHFTLLNKGMDYEKIYNQLFND, from the coding sequence ATGCCCAGCCAGTTAATAAATGGAGCTATTAAATTTATGGAAGAAAATTTTACCGAGCATGCCGAGCTTTTTGGAAGTCTGGCAAATCATCAAAAGCCCCACACGCTTTTTATCGGCTGCTCTGACTCGCGCGTGGTGCCGAGCCTAATTACCTCGACGCTTCCAGGAGAGCTTTTCGTCGTACGAAATATCGCGAACGTCGTTCCTCCATACCGCATTAGCGAGGAATTTTTAGCGACTACCTCAGCGATTGAATACGCACTATATTCGCTAAAAATCAAAAATATCATCGTTTGCGGGCACAGCAACTGCGGTGGCTGCGCGGCGCTATTTTACGACGCTAAAAAACTCGAAAAAATTCCAAACGTAAGGCGCTGGCTAAATTTAATGCAGCCCGTAAAAGACGAGGTCGAAAAGCTCAAAGATCTCGGCACCGACAAGCGTGAGTGGATCACCGAGAGATTAAATATTATAAATTCCATGCAAAATTTACTTAGCTTTCCTGGCATCAAAGACGCCTACAAAAACGGCGAGATTAAAATTTACGGCTGGCACTACGTCATCGAAACGGGCGAGCTATTCAACTACGACGACGAAGGCGCGCATTTTACGCTATTAAATAAGGGAATGGATTATGAAAAAATCTATAATCAGCTTTTTAACGATTAG